TGGATGCCAACGGCAATGGCATGCAAGACGCAGGAGAATTGGATTTAGCAGATGTCGATGTTTTGATTACCGATAGCCAAAACAACACTCAAACGGTTACCACAGATGCCAATGGCGATTGGTCAGTAATCGTACCAACAGGCAATACCGAAAGCGACATTGATGAAACCGATGCTGATTTTCCTGTAGGAGCTATACAAACCGAAGGCACAGATCCGACGATGACTTTAGTCGTTCCAAACGCAATAACTTTTAGTGAGAATGACGGTTTCTTTGTTCCAGACCCTAATGAAACAGGCACTTTAACAGGACATTTGTATTTGGATGCCAACGGCAATGGCATGCAAGACGCAGGAGAATTGGATTTAGCAGATGTCGATGTTTTGATTACCGATAGCCAAAACAACACTCAAACGGTTACCACAGATGCCAATGGCGATTGGTCAGTAATCGTACCAACAGGCAATACCGAAAGCGACATTGATGAAACCGATGCTGATTTTCCTGTAGGAGCTATACAAACCGAAGGCACAGATCCGACGATGACTTTAGTCGTTCCAAACGCAATAACTTTTAGTGAGAATGACGGTTTCTTTGTTCCAGACCCTAATGAAACAGGCACTTTAACAGGACATTTGTATTTGGATGTCAACGGCAATGGCACGCAAGACGCAGGAGAATTGGATTTAGCAGATGTCGATGTTTTGATTACTGATAGCCAAAATAATGTTCAAACCGTAACCACAGATGCCAATGGCGATTGGTCAGTAATCGTACCAACAGGCAATACGATAAGCGATATTGATGAAACTGATACTGACTTCCCAACAGGTGCAACACAAACCGAAGGTGCTGATCCGACGATGACTTTAGTCGTTCCAAACGCAACAAGTTTTAGTGAGAATGACGGTTTCTTTGTTCCAGACCCTAATGAAACAGGCACTTTAACAGGACATTTGTATTTGGATGCCAACGGCAACGGCACGCAAGACGCAGGAGAATTGGATTTAGCAGATGTCGATGTTTTGATTACCGATAGCCAAAACAATGTTCAAACCGTAACCACAAATGCTAATGGCGATTGGTCTGTTGTAGTTTCAACAGGCAATACGATAAGCGATATTGATGAAACCGATGCTGATTTTCCAACAGGTGCAACACAAACCGAAGGTACAGATCCAACTACCACAACGGTGATTCCAAATGCAACAAGTTTTAGTGAGAATGACGGTTTCTTTGTTCCAGACCCAAATGAAACAGGAACACTAACAGGACATTTGTATTTGGATGTCAACGGCAACGGCACGCAAGACGCAGGAGAAATGGATTTAGCAGATGTTGATGTTTTGATTACCGATAGCCAAAATAATGTTCAAGCGGTTACTACAAATGCTAATGGCGATTGGTCAGTAATCGTACCAACTGGCAATACCGAAAGCGACATTGATGAAACTGATACTGACTTCCCAACAGGTGCAACACAAACCGAAGGCACTGATCCAACTACCACAACGGTGATTCCAAATACAACAAGTTTTAGTGAAAACGACGGTTTCTTTGTTCCTGATTCTAATGAAACAGGTACTTTAACAGGACATTTGTATTTGGATGCCAACGGCAATGGCACGCAAGACGCAGGAGAATTGGATTTAGCAGATGTGTATGTTTTGATTACCGATAGCCAAAACAATGTTCAAACCGTAGCCACAGATGCCAATGGCGATTGGTTTGTTGTAGTTTCAACTGGCAATACCGAAAGCGATATCGATGAAACTGATACTGACTTCCCAACAGGTGCAACACAAACCGAAGGCACTGATCCGACGATGACTTTAGTCGTTCCAAACGCAACAAGTTTTAGTGAGAATGACGGTTTCTTTGTTCCAGACCTTAATGAAACAGGCACTTTAACAGGACATTTGTATTTGGATGCCAACGGCAATGGCACGCAAGACGCAGGAGAAATGGATTTAGCAGATGTCGATGTTTTGATTACCGATAGCCAAAACAATGTTCAAACCGTAACCACAGATGCTAATGGCGATTGGTCAGTAATCGTACCAACAGGCAATACCGAAAGCGACATTGATGAAACCGATACTGATTTTCCAATAGGTGCTATACAAACCGAAGGCACAGATCCGACGATGACTTTAGTTGTTCCAAACGCAACAAGTTTTAGTGAAAACGACGGTTTTTTTGTTCCAGACCCTAATGAAACAGGAACACTTACAGGACATTTGTATTTGGATGCCAACGGCAACGGCACGCAAGACGCAGGAGAATTGGATTTAGTTGACGTCGATGTTTTGATTACCGATAGCCAAAACAATGTTCAAACCGTAACCACAGATGCCAATGGCGATTGGTCAGTAATCGTACCAACAGGCAATACGATAAGCAATATTGATGAAACTGATACTGACTTCCCAACAGGTGCAACACAAACCGAAGGCACTGATCCGACGATGACTTTAGTTGTTCCAAACGCAACAAGTTTTAGTGAAAACGACGGTTTCTTTGTTCCAGACCCTAATGAAACAGGCACTTTAACAGGACATTTGTATTTGGATGCCAACGGCAACGGCACGCAAGACGCAGGAGAATTGGATTTAGCAGATGTGGATGTTTTGATTACCGATAGCCAAAACAATGTTCAAACGGTTACCACAGATGCCAATGGCGATTGGTCAGTAATCGTACCAACAGGCAATACGATAAGCGATATTGATGAAACTGATACTGACTTCCCAACAGGTGCAACACAAACCGAAGGTACTGATCCGACGATGACTTTAGTCGTTCCAAACGCAACAAGTTTTAGTGAGAATGACGGTTTCTTTGTTCCAGACCTTAATGAAACAGGCACTTTAACAGGACATTTGTATTTGGATGCCAACGGCAACGGCACGCAAGACGCAGGAGAATTGGATTTAGTTGACGTCGATGTTTTGATTACCGATAGCCAAAACAATGTTCAAACCGTAACCACAAATGCTAATGGCGATTGGACAGTAATCGTACCAACAGGCAATACCGAAAGCGACATTGATGAAACCGATACTGATTTTCCAACAGGAGCTATACAAACCGAAGGCACTGATCCGACGATGACTTTAGTCGTTCCAAACGCAACAAGTTTTAGTGAAAACGACGGTTTCTTTGTTCCTGATTCTAATGAAACAGGAACACTTACAGGACATTTGTATTTGGATGTCAACGGCAACGGCACGCAAGACGCAGGAGAAATGGATTTAGCAGATGTGGATGTTTTGATTACCGATAGCCAAAACAATGTTCAAACGGTTACCACAAATGCTAATGGCGATTGGTCTGTTGTAGTTCCAACAGGCAATACCGAAAGCGACATCGATGAAACCGATACTGATTTTCCTGCAGGTGCAACACAAACCGAAGGTACAGATCCAACTACCACAACGGTGATTCCAAACGCAACAAGTTTCAGTGAGAATGACGGTTTCTTTGTTCCAGACCCAAATGATACAGGCAGTTTAACAGGACATCTGTATTTGGATGCCAACGGCAATGGCACGCAAGACGCAGGAGAATTGGATTTAGCAGATGTTGATATTTTGATTACCGATAGTCAAAACAACACTCAAACCGTAGCAACAGATGCTAATGGCGATTGGTCTGTTGTAGTTTCAACAGGCAATACCGAAAGCGATATCGATGAAACTGATACTGACTTCCCAACAGGTGCAACACAAACCGAAGGTACAGATCCAACTACCACAACGGTGATTCCAAATGCAACAAGTTTTAGTGAGAATGACGGTTTCTTTGTTCCAGACCCAAATGAAACAGGCACGTTAACAGGACATTTGTATTTGGATGCCAACGGCAATGGCACGCAAGACGCAGGAGAATTGGATTTAGCAGATGTGGATGTTTTGATTACCGATAGTCAAAACAACACTCAAACCGTAGCAACAGATGCTAATGGCGATTGGACAGCAATCGTAGCAACAGGCAATACCGAAAGCGATATCGATGAAACCGATACTGACTTCCCAACAGGTGCAACACAAACCGAAGGCACTGATCCGACGATGACTTTAGTCGTTCCAAACGCAACAAGTTTTAGTGAGAATGACGGTTTCTTTGTTCCAGACCTTAATGAAACAGGCACTTTAACAGGACATTTGTATTTGGATGCCAACGGCAATGGCACGCAAGACGCAGGAGAAATGGATTTAGCAGATGTCGATGTTTTGATTACCGATAGCCAAAACAACACTCAAACCGTAGCAACAGATGCTAATGGCGATTGGACAGCAATCGTAGCAACAGGCAATACCGAAAGCGATATTGATGAAACTGATACTGACTTCCCAACAGGTGCAACACAAACCGAAGGCACTGATCCGACGATGACTTTAGTCGTTCCAAACGCAACAAGTTTTAGTGAGAATGACGGTTTCTTTGTTCCAGACCTTAATGAAACAGGCACTTTAACAGGACATTTGTATTTGGATGCCAACGGCAACGGCACGCAAGACGCAGGAGAATTAGATTTAGCAGATGTCGATGTTTTGATTACCGATAGCCAAAACAACACTCAAACCGTAGTCACAGATGCTAATGGCGATTGGTCAGTAATCGTACCAACTGGCAATACGATAAGCGATATCGATGAAACCGATACTGATTTTCCTGTGGGAGCGACACAAACCGAAGGCACTGATCCGACGATGACTTTAGTTGTTCCAAACGCAACAAGTTTTAGTGAGAATGACGGTTTTTTTGTTCCAGACCCTAATGAAACAGGCACTTTAACAGGACATTTGTATTTGGATGCCAACGGCAATGGCACGCAAGACGCAGGAGAATTAGATTTAGCAGATGTGGATGTTTTGATTACTGATAGCCAAAACAACACTCAAACCGTAGTCACAGATGCTAATGGCGATTGGTCAGTAATCGTTCCAACTGGCAATACGATAAGCGATATCGATGAAACCGATACTGATTTTCCTGTGGGAGCGACACAAACCGAAGGCACTGATCCGACGATGACTTTAGTTGTTCCAAATGCAATAACTTTTAGTGAAAACGACGGTTTCTTTGTTCCAGACCCTAATGATACGGGAACACTAACAGGACATTTGTATTTGGATGCCAACGGCAATGGCACGCAAGACGCAGGAGAATTGGATTTAGCAGATGTCGATGTTTTGATTACCGATAGCCAAAACAACACTCAAACCGTAGCAACAGATGCTAATGGCGATTGGTCAGTAATCGTACCAACAGGCAATACCGAAAGCGACATTGATGAAACCGATGCCGATTTTCCTACAGGTGCAACACAAACCGAAGGCACAGATCCGACGATGACTTTAGTTGTTCCAAACGCAATAACTTTTAGTGAGAATGACGGTTTCTTTGTTCCAGACCCAAATGAAACAGGCACTTTAACAGGACATTTGTATTTGGATGCCAATGGCAATGGCACGCAAGACGCAGGAGAATTGGATTTAGCAGATGTGGATGTTTTGATTACCGATAGCCAAAACAATGTTCAAACGGTTACCACAGATGCCAATGGCGATTGGTCAGTAATCGTACCAACAGGCAATACCGAAAGCGACATTGATGAAACCGATGCCGATTTTCCTACAGGTGCAACACAAACCGAAGGCACAGATCCGACGATGACTTTAGTTGTTCCAAACGCAATAACTTTTAGTGAGAATGACGGTTTCTTTGTTCCAGACCCAAATGAAACAGGCACTTTAACAGGACATCTGTATTTGGATGTCAACGGCAATGGCACGCAAGATGTAGGAGAATTGGATTTAGCAGATGTTGATGTTTTGATTACCGATAACCAAAACAACACTCAAACCGTAACCACAGATGCTAATGGCGATTGGTCAGTAATCGTACCAACAGGCAATACCGAAAGCGACATTGATGAAACCGATACTGATTTTCCAATAGGTGCTATACAAACCGAAGGCACTGATCCGACGATGACTTTAGTCGTTCCAAACACAACAAGTTTTAGTGAAAACGACGGTTTCTTTGTTCCTGATTCTAATGATACGGGAACACTAACAGGACATTTATATTTGGATGCCAACGGCAATGGCACGCAAGATGTAGGAGAATTGGATTTAGCAGATGTGGATGTTTTGATTACCGATAGCCAAAACAATGTTCAAACCGTAGCCACAGATGCCAATGGCGATTGGTTTGTTGTAGTTTCAACTGGCAATACCGAAAGCGATATCGATGAAACTGATACTGACTTCCCAACAGGAGCGACACAAACCGAAGGCACTGATCCGACGATGACTTTAGTCGTTCCAAACGCAATAACTTTTAGTGAGAATGACGGTTTCTTTGTTCCAGACCCTAATGAAACAGGCACTTTAACAGGACATTTGTATTTGGATGTCAACGGCAATGGCACGCAAGACGCAGGAGAATTGGATTTAGCAGATGTCGATGTTTTGATTACCGATAGCCAAAACAACACTCAAACGGTTACCACAGATGCCAATGGCGATTGGTCAGTAATCGTACCAACAGGCAATACCGAAAGCGATATTGATGAAACTGATACTGACTTCCCAACAGGTGCAACACAAACCGAAGGCACTGATCCGACGATGACTTTAGTTGTTCCAAATGCAATAACTTTTAGTGAGAATGACGGTTTCTTTGTTCCAGACCCAAATGATACAGGAACACTAACAGGACATTTGTATTTGGATGCCAATGGCAATGGCACGCAAGACGCAGGAGAATTAGATTTAGCAGATGTTGATGTTTTGATTACCGATAGCCAAAACAATGTTCAAATCGTAACCACAGATGCTAATGGCGATTGGTCTGTTGTAGTTCCAACAGGCAATACCGAAAGCGATATTGATGAAACCGATACTGATTTTCCTGTAGGAGCGACACAAACCGAAGGCACTGATCCGACGATGACTTTAGTTGTTCCAAATGCAATAACTTTTAGTGAAAACGACGGTTTCTTTGTTCCAGACCCTAATGATACAGGAACACTAACAGGACATTTGTATTTGGATGCCAATGGCAATGGCACGCAAGATGTAGGAGAATTGGATTTAGTTGACGTCGATGTTTTGATTACCGATAGCCAAAACAATGTTCAAACCGTAACCACAGATGCTAATGGCGATTGGTCTGTTGTAGTTCCAACAGGCAATACCGAAAGCGATATTGATGAAACCGATACTGATTTTCCAACAGGTGCAACACAAACCGAAGGCACAGATCCGACGATGACTTTAGTCGTTCCAAACACAACAAGTTTTAGTGAAAACGACGGTTTCTTTGTTCCTGATTCAAATGATACAGGCACGTTAACAGGACATTTGTATTTGGATGCCAACGGCAACGGCACGCAAGATGTAGGAGAAATGGATTTAGCAGATGTCGATGTTTTGATTACCGATAGCCAAAACAACACTCAAACCGTAACCACAGATGCCAATGGAGATTGGTCTGTAATCGTACCAACAGGCAATACCGAAAGCGATATCGATGAAACCGATACTGACTTCCCAACAGGAGCGACACAAACCGAAGGCACTGATCCGACGATGACTTTAGTTGTTCCAAATGCAATAACTTTTAGTGAGAATGACGGTTTTTTTGTCGAAGAAGAAAATCAATTTGCCACATTAACTGGGAGAATATATTTAGATGAAAATGGTAATGGCATTCAAGATCCTACAGAACAAGGAATTGCCGACATTTCTATTGAAATTGAAGAAGATTCTGGCTTTATACAAACGGTAGTATCTGATTCAAACGGAGATTGGACTTCAGATGTATTAGCTGGTGGTGTGATAAGTACAATAGATGAGTCAGACCCTGACTTTCCAACTAATGCAACTCAAACCGAAGGTACTAACCCAACTGTAACTACACTAAACCCAAATGAAACATTTCATGAAGTTGATGGATTTTTTGCTGAGCGAGAAGTTATTGTTTATAATGCAGTTTCTCCAAATGGTGATGGTAAAAATGATTTTTTAAGAATTGAAGGATTAGAGCAGTTTGAAACTAACAGTATAGAAATATTTAATAGGAATGGCGTTAGGGTTTATGAAACCCGTGATTACGGAAGTAATGATAATCTTTTTAGAGGCTTTAGTGATGGAAGAATTACCATTCGAAAAAGCGAGAAATTACCCTCAGGGACTTATTTTTATATTTTAAATTATACTGATTCAGACGGTAGAACAACTAAACGGCAAGGTTATTTATATATTAATTAAAATGCATATTAAAGTCATAAAACATATAGGAATTCTAATGATTTTGCTTTTATTGAGCTTTAAATCAATAGCTCAGCAAGACCCTAGTTTTACACAATATATGTTTAACACCATGACTATAAATCCTGCTTATGCTGGTACGAGAAATGTTTTAAGCGCAAGTCTTTTGCACAGGTCTCAATGGTTAGGTATTGATGGTGCTCCTGAAACACAAACCTTAAGTGTGCATTCACCAATTAGAGACGGACAAATGGGGCTTGGTCTTAATATAGTTCACGATAAAATCGGTCCTGCTACAACGACTCGTTTTAATGGAAATTACAGCTATATACTTCCAATTGATAGATATACAAGTTTAAGCTTAGGTGTCAGTGCTGGAGCAG
This genomic window from Flavobacterium sp. CS20 contains:
- a CDS encoding SdrD B-like domain-containing protein yields the protein MNKGFILLISLFCLPIFGAYSQVLSPLNPFNNFFQALNATATIEGRVYQDDNGNGIQDAGENGLENIVVIVIDSNNTGSTTTTDANGDWSKVVIPGNTLVFIQTTDLPAGFIQTEGDDPTLVDVADNSVTDAGNDGYALIGNINGLVYFDVNGNGTQDTGESGIPNIDVQIDDAFGNSFNVVTDANGEWNADVLAGNVTSTIDESDPDFPTGAIQTEGTNPTTTAIIGAGIFSETDGFFVPDPNDTGSLTGHLYLDANGNGMQDAGELDLADVDVLITDSQNNTQTVTTDANGDWSVIVPTGNTESDIDETDTDFPTGATQTEGTDPTMTLVVPNATSFSENDGFFVPDLNETGTLTGHLYLDANGNGTQDAGELDLADVDVLITDSQNNTQTVTTDANGDWAVIVPTGNTESDIDETDTDFPIGAIQTEGTDPTMTLVVPNATSFSENDGFFVPDPNDTGTLTGHLYLDANGNGMQDAGELDLADVDVLITDSQNNTQTVTTDANGDWSVIVPTGNTESDIDETDTDFPTGATQTEGTDPTMTLVVPNATSFSENDGFFVPDLNETGTLTGHLYLDANGNGTQDAGELDLADVDVLITDSQNNTQTVTTDANGDWAVIVPTGNTESDIDETDTDFPIGAIQTEGTDPTMTLVVPNATSFSENDGFFVPDPNDTGTLTGHLYLDANGNGTQDAGEMDLADVDVLITDSQNNVQTVATDANGDWSVVVPTGNTESDIDETDTDFPTGATQTEGTDPTMTLVVPNTTSFSENDGFFVPDSNETGTLTGHLYLDANGNGMQDAGELDLADVDVLITDSQNNTQTVTTDANGDWSVIVPTGNTESDIDETDADFPVGAIQTEGTDPTMTLVVPNAITFSENDGFFVPDPNETGTLTGHLYLDANGNGMQDAGELDLADVDVLITDSQNNTQTVTTDANGDWSVIVPTGNTESDIDETDADFPVGAIQTEGTDPTMTLVVPNAITFSENDGFFVPDPNETGTLTGHLYLDVNGNGTQDAGELDLADVDVLITDSQNNVQTVTTDANGDWSVIVPTGNTISDIDETDTDFPTGATQTEGADPTMTLVVPNATSFSENDGFFVPDPNETGTLTGHLYLDANGNGTQDAGELDLADVDVLITDSQNNVQTVTTNANGDWSVVVSTGNTISDIDETDADFPTGATQTEGTDPTTTTVIPNATSFSENDGFFVPDPNETGTLTGHLYLDVNGNGTQDAGEMDLADVDVLITDSQNNVQAVTTNANGDWSVIVPTGNTESDIDETDTDFPTGATQTEGTDPTTTTVIPNTTSFSENDGFFVPDSNETGTLTGHLYLDANGNGTQDAGELDLADVYVLITDSQNNVQTVATDANGDWFVVVSTGNTESDIDETDTDFPTGATQTEGTDPTMTLVVPNATSFSENDGFFVPDLNETGTLTGHLYLDANGNGTQDAGEMDLADVDVLITDSQNNVQTVTTDANGDWSVIVPTGNTESDIDETDTDFPIGAIQTEGTDPTMTLVVPNATSFSENDGFFVPDPNETGTLTGHLYLDANGNGTQDAGELDLVDVDVLITDSQNNVQTVTTDANGDWSVIVPTGNTISNIDETDTDFPTGATQTEGTDPTMTLVVPNATSFSENDGFFVPDPNETGTLTGHLYLDANGNGTQDAGELDLADVDVLITDSQNNVQTVTTDANGDWSVIVPTGNTISDIDETDTDFPTGATQTEGTDPTMTLVVPNATSFSENDGFFVPDLNETGTLTGHLYLDANGNGTQDAGELDLVDVDVLITDSQNNVQTVTTNANGDWTVIVPTGNTESDIDETDTDFPTGAIQTEGTDPTMTLVVPNATSFSENDGFFVPDSNETGTLTGHLYLDVNGNGTQDAGEMDLADVDVLITDSQNNVQTVTTNANGDWSVVVPTGNTESDIDETDTDFPAGATQTEGTDPTTTTVIPNATSFSENDGFFVPDPNDTGSLTGHLYLDANGNGTQDAGELDLADVDILITDSQNNTQTVATDANGDWSVVVSTGNTESDIDETDTDFPTGATQTEGTDPTTTTVIPNATSFSENDGFFVPDPNETGTLTGHLYLDANGNGTQDAGELDLADVDVLITDSQNNTQTVATDANGDWTAIVATGNTESDIDETDTDFPTGATQTEGTDPTMTLVVPNATSFSENDGFFVPDLNETGTLTGHLYLDANGNGTQDAGEMDLADVDVLITDSQNNTQTVATDANGDWTAIVATGNTESDIDETDTDFPTGATQTEGTDPTMTLVVPNATSFSENDGFFVPDLNETGTLTGHLYLDANGNGTQDAGELDLADVDVLITDSQNNTQTVVTDANGDWSVIVPTGNTISDIDETDTDFPVGATQTEGTDPTMTLVVPNATSFSENDGFFVPDPNETGTLTGHLYLDANGNGTQDAGELDLADVDVLITDSQNNTQTVVTDANGDWSVIVPTGNTISDIDETDTDFPVGATQTEGTDPTMTLVVPNAITFSENDGFFVPDPNDTGTLTGHLYLDANGNGTQDAGELDLADVDVLITDSQNNTQTVATDANGDWSVIVPTGNTESDIDETDADFPTGATQTEGTDPTMTLVVPNAITFSENDGFFVPDPNETGTLTGHLYLDANGNGTQDAGELDLADVDVLITDSQNNVQTVTTDANGDWSVIVPTGNTESDIDETDADFPTGATQTEGTDPTMTLVVPNAITFSENDGFFVPDPNETGTLTGHLYLDVNGNGTQDVGELDLADVDVLITDNQNNTQTVTTDANGDWSVIVPTGNTESDIDETDTDFPIGAIQTEGTDPTMTLVVPNTTSFSENDGFFVPDSNDTGTLTGHLYLDANGNGTQDVGELDLADVDVLITDSQNNVQTVATDANGDWFVVVSTGNTESDIDETDTDFPTGATQTEGTDPTMTLVVPNAITFSENDGFFVPDPNETGTLTGHLYLDVNGNGTQDAGELDLADVDVLITDSQNNTQTVTTDANGDWSVIVPTGNTESDIDETDTDFPTGATQTEGTDPTMTLVVPNAITFSENDGFFVPDPNDTGTLTGHLYLDANGNGTQDAGELDLADVDVLITDSQNNVQIVTTDANGDWSVVVPTGNTESDIDETDTDFPVGATQTEGTDPTMTLVVPNAITFSENDGFFVPDPNDTGTLTGHLYLDANGNGTQDVGELDLVDVDVLITDSQNNVQTVTTDANGDWSVVVPTGNTESDIDETDTDFPTGATQTEGTDPTMTLVVPNTTSFSENDGFFVPDSNDTGTLTGHLYLDANGNGTQDVGEMDLADVDVLITDSQNNTQTVTTDANGDWSVIVPTGNTESDIDETDTDFPTGATQTEGTDPTMTLVVPNAITFSENDGFFVEEENQFATLTGRIYLDENGNGIQDPTEQGIADISIEIEEDSGFIQTVVSDSNGDWTSDVLAGGVISTIDESDPDFPTNATQTEGTNPTVTTLNPNETFHEVDGFFAEREVIVYNAVSPNGDGKNDFLRIEGLEQFETNSIEIFNRNGVRVYETRDYGSNDNLFRGFSDGRITIRKSEKLPSGTYFYILNYTDSDGRTTKRQGYLYIN